One genomic region from Streptomyces sp. NBC_01304 encodes:
- a CDS encoding alkaline phosphatase D family protein, translating to MSAGPKPSPHPARRSVLRGSLAASAALALPALGGAAAPALALSGRPRAEWGVQAGDVTAHSGLVWVRSDRPARMVVETSATESFRNPTRWQGPLLGPGTDFTGTTRLRGLPPGEQIHYRVRLADPDDPRRTGEPVTGTFRTTPVKRGEGVKFLWSGDIAGQGWGINPDLGGYRIYEEMRKLNPDFFLCSGDNIYADGPIQASVTLPDGRVWRNITTEEKAKVAETLAEFRGNFRYNLLDDNLRRFNAQVPSIVQWDDHEVKNNWYPGQILTDDRYTEKDVDVLAARSLRAFGEYFPVSTLRKGDKDGRVYRVLRQGPLLDVFVLDMRTYRNANSPGRQTDDPVGILGAEQLAWLKRELKRSRAVWKVIASDMPLGLVVGDGATNFEAVAQGDPGAPLGRELQLAELLRHIKHERITGTLWLTADVHYTSAQHYDPSRAAFKDFAPFWEFVSGPLAAGGFPAVKLDGTFGPEQSFIKAPTRANVSPMESPQYFGEVDIDGGSGELTVRLRQEGGGVLFTKVLQPGRVGQ from the coding sequence GGCCGAGGGCCGAGTGGGGCGTACAGGCCGGTGATGTGACGGCGCATTCGGGGCTTGTGTGGGTGCGCTCGGACCGGCCGGCCCGGATGGTCGTGGAGACGTCGGCCACCGAGTCCTTCCGGAATCCGACGAGATGGCAGGGGCCGCTGCTCGGCCCCGGCACCGACTTCACCGGTACGACCCGGCTGCGCGGCCTGCCGCCCGGCGAGCAGATCCACTACCGGGTCAGGCTCGCCGACCCGGACGACCCGCGCCGCACGGGCGAGCCGGTCACCGGCACCTTCCGCACCACGCCGGTCAAGCGCGGCGAGGGCGTCAAGTTCCTGTGGTCCGGGGACATCGCGGGCCAGGGCTGGGGCATCAACCCCGACCTCGGCGGCTATCGCATCTATGAGGAGATGCGGAAACTGAACCCCGACTTCTTCCTGTGCAGCGGGGACAACATCTACGCCGACGGCCCGATCCAGGCCAGTGTCACGCTGCCCGACGGCCGGGTGTGGCGCAACATCACCACTGAGGAGAAGGCGAAGGTCGCCGAGACCCTCGCGGAGTTCCGCGGCAACTTCCGCTACAACCTCCTGGACGACAACCTGCGGCGCTTCAACGCCCAGGTCCCGTCCATCGTCCAGTGGGACGACCACGAGGTGAAGAACAACTGGTACCCCGGCCAGATCCTCACCGACGACCGCTACACGGAGAAGGACGTCGACGTCCTCGCGGCCCGCTCGCTGCGGGCGTTCGGCGAGTACTTCCCCGTCTCGACCCTGCGCAAGGGCGACAAGGACGGCCGGGTCTACCGGGTCCTGCGCCAGGGCCCGCTGCTCGATGTCTTCGTGCTCGACATGCGCACGTACCGCAACGCCAACTCCCCCGGCCGGCAGACCGACGACCCGGTCGGCATCCTCGGCGCCGAGCAACTGGCGTGGCTGAAGCGGGAGCTGAAGCGCTCGCGGGCCGTGTGGAAGGTGATCGCCTCCGACATGCCGCTCGGCCTGGTGGTGGGTGACGGCGCGACGAACTTCGAGGCGGTCGCGCAGGGTGATCCGGGCGCGCCGCTCGGCCGTGAGCTGCAGCTCGCGGAGCTCCTTCGGCACATCAAGCACGAGCGGATCACCGGCACGCTGTGGCTGACCGCCGATGTGCACTACACCTCGGCGCAGCACTACGACCCGTCGCGGGCCGCGTTCAAGGACTTCGCGCCGTTCTGGGAGTTCGTGTCGGGCCCGCTCGCGGCGGGCGGCTTCCCGGCGGTGAAGCTGGACGGCACCTTCGGGCCCGAGCAGTCCTTCATCAAGGCGCCGACGCGGGCAAACGTTTCGCCGATGGAGTCGCCGCAGTACTTCGGCGAGGTCGACATCGACGGCGGCAGCGGGGAGCTGACGGTGCGGCTCCGCCAGGAGGGCGGGGGCGTGCTGTTCACGAAGGTGCTGCAGCCGGGCCGCGTAGGGCAGTAA
- a CDS encoding GNAT family N-acetyltransferase, whose protein sequence is MTDVTSLKKQHRHHWRRDLVELAALFTAVSVADTLAKTVVRGPSGPVMLVASAIALLFTAGFHTWWARRHSHAPPADPEALKPPVVASATGATTLWRMRTTVRDEPGSLAALCAALAGLGVDILSLQTHPLAEGTVDELLLRAPEDRGAADLTRAVAAAGGSGTWIERGDAHDLVDAPTRVLGLATRTALDAAELPLALRQLLGRCTIRSLPATSPTGARRPDGSAPVEGVLDGTSMKLRDPAGGTITVERPYLPFTPTEFARARALVELDARLGPRIPRSQDILSLPEGPDITVRRADTADVRAAKAMHERCSRRTLSLRYHGPVGDADRYLGHLLSPRYGRTLAVQTASGRMVALGHLLWDGDETEVALLVEDEWQRRGIGTELLGRLVALAVEAGCDSVYAVTQAANTGMVAAMRGLGLPLDYQIEEGTLVITARLDGAGAPAAPAPAAYDGTYESN, encoded by the coding sequence ATGACTGATGTGACGTCTCTGAAGAAGCAGCACCGCCACCACTGGCGGCGGGACCTCGTCGAACTGGCCGCCCTGTTCACGGCCGTCTCGGTGGCGGACACCCTCGCCAAGACGGTCGTACGGGGACCGAGCGGCCCCGTCATGCTGGTCGCGTCCGCGATCGCCCTGCTGTTCACCGCCGGGTTCCACACATGGTGGGCCCGGCGCCACAGCCATGCCCCTCCGGCCGATCCCGAAGCCCTCAAGCCGCCCGTGGTCGCATCTGCCACCGGCGCGACGACGCTGTGGCGGATGCGGACCACGGTGCGCGACGAGCCGGGCTCCCTGGCCGCCCTGTGCGCGGCCCTGGCCGGTCTCGGCGTCGACATCCTGAGCCTGCAGACCCATCCGCTGGCCGAGGGCACGGTCGACGAGCTCCTGCTGCGCGCCCCCGAGGACCGCGGCGCCGCCGACCTCACCCGGGCCGTCGCCGCCGCGGGCGGCAGCGGCACCTGGATCGAGCGCGGCGACGCCCACGACCTGGTGGACGCCCCCACCCGCGTCCTCGGCCTCGCCACCCGCACCGCCCTGGACGCGGCCGAACTCCCCCTGGCACTGCGCCAGTTGCTGGGCCGCTGCACCATCCGCTCACTGCCCGCGACCTCCCCGACGGGAGCGCGGCGCCCCGACGGGAGCGCGCCGGTGGAAGGCGTTCTGGACGGTACGTCGATGAAGCTGAGGGACCCCGCGGGCGGCACGATCACCGTGGAACGGCCCTATCTGCCGTTCACGCCCACCGAGTTCGCGCGCGCCCGCGCCCTGGTCGAGCTGGACGCCCGGCTCGGCCCGCGCATCCCCCGCAGCCAGGACATCCTGTCCCTGCCCGAGGGCCCCGACATCACGGTCCGCCGCGCCGACACCGCGGACGTCCGGGCGGCCAAGGCGATGCACGAGCGCTGCTCCCGGCGGACGCTGAGCCTGCGCTACCACGGCCCCGTGGGCGACGCCGACCGCTACCTGGGGCATCTGCTGAGCCCCCGCTACGGCCGCACCCTCGCCGTCCAGACCGCGTCCGGCCGCATGGTCGCGCTCGGCCATCTCTTGTGGGACGGCGACGAGACCGAGGTCGCCCTGCTCGTCGAAGACGAGTGGCAGCGCCGTGGCATCGGCACCGAACTCCTGGGCCGGCTGGTGGCGTTGGCCGTGGAGGCGGGCTGCGACAGCGTGTACGCGGTCACGCAGGCGGCCAACACCGGGATGGTGGCCGCCATGCGCGGACTCGGGCTGCCCCTCGACTACCAGATCGAGGAGGGCACCCTCGTCATCACGGCCCGGCTCGACGGGGCCGGGGCCCCGGCCGCCCCCGCCCCGGCCGCGTACGACGGAACGTACGAGAGCAATTGA